A DNA window from Thiothrix subterranea contains the following coding sequences:
- a CDS encoding cyclopropane-fatty-acyl-phospholipid synthase family protein yields the protein MPLETTLNPPLTPSFDHLPTLKRWLLATFARIQYGRLSIHLDGEYYVLGHSDELHASIHIHRPLRLALKCLTKGDLGFGEAYIAGDWSSDNPADLLTLLLRNWEQFGNTLDSRKLLRKPANWFHQLRRNSVRNSRKNIAHHYDMGNNFYREWLDTTMTYSSALYTTPELTLEQAQRAKYQRILDELQVQAGQTVLEIGCGWGGFAEMAAEQGCKVHGITLSSEQLAWAQQRLERFGEQTVLELRDYRHLEGTYDHIVSIEMFEAVGEQYWETYFQTLQRHLKPGGRAVLQIITIGDDWFETYRSRADYIQRYIFPGGMLPNPANLEKLVAGSHLKQINQVGFGKDYARTLREWDERFIASLPTLRPLGYDQRFERLWRYYLAYCEAGFNEERIDVIQVTLEKPLS from the coding sequence ATGCCCTTAGAGACCACCCTGAACCCGCCATTAACGCCCAGTTTTGATCATTTGCCTACGCTGAAACGCTGGTTGTTGGCAACGTTTGCCCGCATTCAATACGGGCGACTCAGCATTCATTTGGATGGTGAGTATTACGTGCTGGGGCATTCGGACGAATTGCACGCCAGCATTCACATTCACCGCCCCTTGCGTCTTGCGCTGAAATGTTTGACCAAAGGCGATTTAGGGTTTGGTGAAGCCTATATTGCGGGCGATTGGTCAAGCGATAACCCGGCGGATTTGCTGACCCTGCTGTTACGCAATTGGGAACAATTCGGCAACACACTGGATAGCCGCAAGCTGCTACGCAAACCAGCCAACTGGTTTCACCAACTGCGCCGCAACAGTGTCCGCAACAGCCGCAAGAACATTGCCCACCATTACGACATGGGCAACAATTTCTACCGCGAATGGCTGGACACGACCATGACGTATTCGTCGGCGTTGTACACCACCCCAGAATTAACCTTGGAACAGGCGCAACGTGCAAAATACCAACGCATTTTGGATGAATTGCAGGTGCAAGCGGGGCAAACCGTGCTGGAAATCGGTTGCGGTTGGGGCGGTTTCGCGGAAATGGCAGCCGAACAGGGTTGCAAAGTTCATGGCATTACCCTTTCCAGCGAACAACTGGCGTGGGCGCAACAGCGTTTGGAACGTTTTGGCGAACAAACCGTGCTGGAATTACGCGATTACCGCCACCTAGAAGGCACTTACGACCACATTGTCTCGATAGAAATGTTTGAGGCAGTGGGCGAACAGTATTGGGAAACCTATTTTCAAACGCTGCAACGTCACCTCAAACCGGGCGGACGTGCCGTGCTGCAAATCATCACCATTGGCGATGACTGGTTTGAAACCTACCGTTCGCGGGCAGATTACATCCAACGCTATATCTTTCCCGGCGGGATGTTGCCAAACCCTGCCAACCTCGAAAAACTGGTGGCGGGTAGTCACCTCAAGCAGATTAATCAGGTTGGTTTTGGCAAAGATTATGCGCGGACGCTGCGCGAATGGGATGAACGTTTCATCGCCTCCCTGCCAACACTGCGCCCGCTGGGGTATGACCAACGCTTTGAACGTTTGTGGCGTTATTACCTCGCGTATTGCGAAGCGGGTTTCAACGAGGAGCGCATTGACGTGATTCAGGTAACGCTGGAGAAACCCTTGTCATGA
- a CDS encoding DUF1365 domain-containing protein, with translation MNTLAPAAVFPSTVMHSRRFPVAYRFSYRVFSLLVDIDRLDEVGSNPLFSINRFNLFSLYQRDHGARDGSAWRGWAETLLRENGIDAAIGNIQLLCFPRILGYGFNPLSLWFCHDAAGKLLAVICEVRNTFGEHHHYLLPVAANAAIVTGSKQKVFHVSPFMGMEARYEFFIHPPTDTVKILIHEYEGDELALIASQQGQHQPFTTGVLLRQFAGIPFMTLKVMLLIHWQALKIWLKGGKFYRKPAPPTETVT, from the coding sequence ATGAATACGCTTGCACCTGCGGCTGTCTTTCCCTCAACAGTCATGCACAGCAGGCGTTTTCCGGTGGCTTACCGTTTCAGCTATCGCGTTTTTAGTTTGTTAGTGGACATCGACCGGCTGGATGAAGTCGGAAGTAACCCACTGTTTTCCATCAACCGTTTCAACCTATTCAGCCTTTACCAACGTGATCATGGCGCACGCGATGGCAGTGCATGGCGCGGCTGGGCAGAAACCTTATTGCGCGAGAATGGCATTGATGCGGCGATTGGCAACATCCAATTGCTGTGTTTCCCACGTATCTTGGGTTATGGCTTTAACCCCTTGAGTTTGTGGTTCTGCCATGACGCGGCGGGAAAATTGCTCGCGGTGATTTGCGAAGTGCGCAATACCTTTGGTGAACACCACCATTATTTGCTACCGGTAGCCGCTAACGCCGCCATCGTCACCGGCAGCAAGCAGAAAGTATTTCATGTGTCGCCCTTCATGGGAATGGAAGCGCGGTATGAGTTTTTCATCCATCCGCCAACTGACACGGTAAAAATTCTGATCCACGAATACGAAGGCGATGAACTGGCGCTAATTGCCAGCCAACAAGGGCAACACCAGCCGTTTACCACTGGCGTTTTGCTGCGGCAATTTGCAGGCATACCCTTCATGACGCTGAAAGTCATGCTATTGATTCACTGGCAAGCCCTGAAAATCTGGCTAAAAGGCGGCAAGTTTTATCGCAAGCCTGCGCCCCCAACGGAGACCGTAACCTAA
- a CDS encoding NAD(P)/FAD-dependent oxidoreductase: MYKKSVAIIGSGITGLASAWLLHPRYNVTLFEKNTYLGGHTHTIDVPETDRQIPVDTGFIVYNDRNYPNLIGLFAQLDIPTRDTDMSFGFSLNQGELEYSGSSLNTLFAQRKNLFRLSHWRLLKEIMRFNKVAHRLLENPVAVPDMSLGEMLDAHQFSRDMREHYLLPMGAAIWSCPVDTMLTFPALSFLRFFANHGLIDLHNRPQWRTVCGGSSFYVRKLLAEMGDNITIQSGAVRVERSATQASVFTDTSQHDFDAVIFACHADEALALLAQPSAEEQRILGCFRYEKNQTYLHTDANLMPVNRKVWSSWNYLATSQPEYANARQQMTATYWMNNLQGLDTSTDYFVTLNPYQLPRDEHIIAEMSYEHPIFDQAAVAAQPQLASLQGQQQSWFCGSYHRYGFHEDAIASAVKVCADFGVTPVWVKAQETTTPQPVLPLSIAGAVTP; the protein is encoded by the coding sequence ATGTATAAGAAAAGTGTGGCAATTATTGGTTCAGGTATAACAGGACTTGCATCCGCATGGCTGTTACACCCACGCTACAACGTCACCCTGTTTGAAAAAAACACCTACCTCGGCGGGCATACCCACACCATCGACGTACCCGAAACAGATCGCCAGATTCCGGTCGACACCGGCTTTATCGTCTACAACGACCGCAACTACCCCAACCTGATTGGGCTATTCGCACAACTGGATATCCCCACCCGCGACACCGATATGTCATTCGGGTTTTCGCTGAATCAGGGTGAATTGGAATATTCCGGCTCTAGCCTAAACACCCTGTTTGCGCAGCGTAAAAATCTGTTCCGCTTAAGTCACTGGCGTTTGCTTAAAGAAATCATGCGTTTCAACAAAGTGGCGCACCGTTTGCTCGAAAACCCCGTTGCCGTCCCCGACATGAGCTTGGGTGAAATGCTCGACGCACATCAGTTTTCCCGCGACATGCGCGAACATTACCTGTTGCCAATGGGAGCGGCGATTTGGTCATGCCCGGTTGACACCATGCTCACGTTTCCCGCGCTCAGCTTCCTCCGCTTCTTTGCCAACCACGGTTTGATTGATCTCCACAACCGTCCCCAATGGCGGACAGTTTGCGGAGGAAGTTCTTTTTACGTGCGCAAACTTCTCGCGGAAATGGGCGACAATATCACCATTCAATCCGGCGCAGTAAGGGTTGAGCGCAGTGCCACGCAAGCCAGCGTCTTCACCGACACCTCCCAACACGACTTTGATGCGGTAATTTTTGCCTGCCACGCCGATGAAGCGTTGGCACTACTCGCACAACCCAGCGCGGAAGAACAACGCATCCTCGGTTGCTTCCGCTACGAAAAAAACCAGACGTATTTGCACACCGACGCAAACCTCATGCCCGTCAATCGCAAAGTGTGGTCGTCCTGGAATTACCTCGCCACCAGCCAGCCAGAATACGCCAACGCTCGCCAACAAATGACTGCGACCTATTGGATGAATAACCTGCAAGGGCTGGACACCAGCACCGATTATTTCGTCACCCTCAACCCGTATCAGTTGCCGCGTGACGAGCACATCATTGCTGAAATGTCTTACGAACACCCGATCTTCGACCAAGCCGCCGTCGCCGCACAACCACAACTTGCCAGCCTGCAAGGGCAACAGCAGTCGTGGTTTTGTGGCAGTTACCACCGCTACGGCTTCCACGAAGATGCCATCGCCTCGGCGGTGAAGGTTTGTGCAGATTTCGGCGTTACCCCGGTTTGGGTCAAAGCACAGGAAACGACGACTCCTCAGCCTGTGCTTCCGTTGTCGATAGCTGGAGCGGTCACACCATGA